From Bacteroidota bacterium, the proteins below share one genomic window:
- the asnS gene encoding asparagine--tRNA ligase: protein MKFKRVTDLLRTEAADQTVEVRGWVRTRRGNKQIAFIAVNDGSVIHSIQVVAEMAKFPEELIKRVTTGACIRATGKLVASQGSGQAVEIQAETIEILGDADESYPLQKKGHTLEFLREIAHLRPRTNTFGAVFRLRHHMAFAIHQYFNDRGFYYLHSPIITGSDAEGAGEMFQVTTLDLQHLPKLPDGSINFKEDFFGKSTNLTVSGQLEGELAATALGNIYTFGPTFRAENSNTPRHLAEFWMIEPEMAFYDIRDNQDLAEDFLKYLVRYALEHGRDDIEFLAKTYDDQLIPRLQMVVDHPFERLTYTTAIEILKNSGKKFEFPVNWGTDLQKEHENFLVDHFKRPVILTDYPKDIKAFYMKVNEDGKTVRAMDILFPWIGEIIGGSQREERLEVLQNRMREMHVPESELWWYLDTRKFGTCVHAGFGLGFERLMLFVTGMTNIRDVIPFPRTPKNAEF from the coding sequence ATGAAGTTTAAAAGGGTAACGGATCTGTTACGAACGGAAGCGGCCGATCAGACGGTCGAAGTCAGGGGCTGGGTCAGGACCCGGCGCGGGAACAAGCAGATCGCGTTCATCGCGGTGAACGACGGTTCCGTGATCCACAGCATCCAGGTGGTCGCCGAGATGGCGAAGTTTCCGGAGGAGTTGATCAAGCGCGTGACCACCGGGGCTTGCATCAGGGCGACGGGCAAGCTGGTCGCTTCGCAGGGATCGGGGCAGGCCGTGGAGATCCAGGCGGAGACGATCGAGATCCTCGGCGACGCGGATGAGTCGTATCCGTTGCAGAAGAAAGGACATACGCTCGAGTTCTTGCGCGAGATCGCGCACTTGCGTCCGCGTACGAACACCTTCGGCGCCGTCTTCCGGCTGCGTCACCACATGGCGTTTGCCATCCACCAGTACTTCAACGACCGTGGTTTCTATTACCTCCACTCCCCGATCATCACCGGGTCCGACGCGGAGGGCGCGGGCGAGATGTTCCAGGTGACCACGCTGGATCTGCAGCACCTGCCGAAGCTTCCCGACGGATCGATCAACTTCAAAGAAGACTTTTTCGGTAAGTCGACCAACCTGACCGTATCGGGCCAGTTGGAAGGCGAGCTGGCGGCGACCGCGCTGGGTAACATTTACACCTTCGGTCCGACTTTCCGCGCGGAGAACTCCAACACGCCGCGTCACCTGGCGGAGTTCTGGATGATCGAGCCGGAGATGGCGTTTTACGATATCCGCGACAACCAGGACCTGGCGGAGGATTTTCTCAAGTACCTGGTGCGGTACGCGCTGGAGCACGGTCGCGACGACATCGAGTTCCTGGCCAAGACCTACGACGATCAGTTGATTCCACGTTTGCAAATGGTCGTGGATCACCCGTTCGAGCGGCTCACCTATACGACGGCGATCGAGATCCTGAAAAACTCGGGCAAGAAGTTCGAGTTCCCGGTGAACTGGGGCACGGACCTGCAGAAGGAGCACGAGAACTTCCTGGTGGACCACTTCAAACGGCCGGTGATCCTGACGGATTATCCGAAGGACATCAAAGCATTCTACATGAAAGTGAACGAGGACGGCAAGACCGTGCGCGCGATGGACATCCTGTTCCCGTGGATCGGCGAGATCATCGGCGGATCGCAGCGGGAGGAACGGCTGGAGGTATTGCAGAACCGCATGCGCGAGATGCACGTGCCGGAATCCGAGCTGTGGTGGTACCTCGACACGCGCAAGTTCGGCACCTGTGTACACGCCGGCTTCGGACTCGGTTTCGAGCGCCTGATGCTGTTCGTCACGGGTATGACCAACATCCGCGATGTCATTCCGTTCCCGCGCACGCCGAAGAACGCGGAGTTCTGA
- a CDS encoding M28 family peptidase, translated as MRLRKIILPLFLIYACGSPDKQQPAQQPAPSPQPAVEIPAFNRDSAFSYVKDQVDFGPRVPNTKAHAACAAYLERQLRRFTPNVQVQEGTATTWDGVTLRMKNIIASFAPEKSNRVLLFAHWDTRPWADEDSERTDEPIDGADDGGSGVGVLLEIARQLSMHPPSVGVDIIFFDAEDWGKAGGGREAEDSYALGTQYWTRQPHVPGYTASYGILLDMVGARGAKFRQEGYSREAAGYIVDKVWSTANANGFSDYFPYQPGGWVTDDHVYVNRMGIPSIDIIGSDPTAVSGFGKHWHTHRDSIDIIDPATLHAVGQTLLAVLYGNPNP; from the coding sequence ATGCGCTTACGGAAAATCATCCTCCCGCTGTTCCTGATCTACGCTTGCGGATCACCGGATAAACAACAGCCCGCGCAACAACCCGCACCATCGCCGCAACCGGCTGTGGAGATCCCGGCGTTCAACAGGGACTCCGCCTTCAGCTACGTGAAGGACCAGGTCGACTTCGGTCCGCGGGTTCCCAACACCAAAGCCCATGCGGCCTGCGCGGCTTATCTCGAACGACAGTTGCGTCGCTTCACGCCGAACGTTCAGGTACAGGAAGGCACCGCCACCACCTGGGACGGCGTCACGCTCCGCATGAAGAACATCATCGCCAGCTTCGCGCCGGAGAAAAGCAATCGCGTTTTGCTCTTCGCCCATTGGGACACGCGACCCTGGGCCGATGAGGATTCCGAACGCACGGACGAACCCATCGACGGTGCCGATGATGGCGGCAGCGGCGTCGGCGTATTGCTCGAGATCGCGCGCCAGTTATCGATGCATCCGCCATCGGTCGGCGTCGACATCATTTTCTTCGACGCGGAGGACTGGGGAAAAGCCGGCGGCGGACGGGAAGCGGAAGATTCCTATGCGCTCGGCACGCAGTACTGGACACGGCAACCGCATGTGCCCGGCTATACGGCTTCGTACGGCATCCTACTCGACATGGTCGGCGCGCGCGGCGCGAAGTTCCGGCAGGAAGGATATTCACGCGAAGCGGCCGGTTACATCGTCGACAAGGTCTGGAGCACCGCCAACGCGAACGGTTTCAGCGACTACTTCCCGTATCAACCCGGCGGATGGGTCACCGACGATCACGTCTACGTCAACCGCATGGGCATCCCGTCGATCGACATCATCGGCTCCGATCCCACGGCTGTCTCGGGATTCGGCAAACACTGGCACACCCACCGCGATTCGATCGATATCATCGACCCCGCCACCCTGCATGCCGTCGGACAAACCCTCCTCGCGGTACTCTACGGCAATCCGAATCCCTGA
- a CDS encoding SdiA-regulated domain-containing protein, which translates to MIAPRPFLFPILLVCIGLLVACKAPPQPGSIPYDLDHPREVRSLPKALKEISGIVSLDQRRLLCVEDENGEVFVLGRKKDDIKHAVGFGKDHDYEGITLVNDTVFVLKSNGTLFRVTGWTTDTPQTQAIHTFLKKENNTEGVCYDAANRRLLIACKGVAGHGPLERLKAIYAFDLAQQQLLETPVLLLDPDSVAAYLSKYHVKAMHAAVDGSTIPGLELFAPSDLAIDPATGNLYLLCSTGKLLLVFDPADRLIFASPLDPSIYLQPEGITFSPDGELLISNEGRGGKASLVVIPRTN; encoded by the coding sequence GTGATTGCACCGCGGCCTTTTCTTTTTCCCATCCTTCTCGTTTGTATCGGACTCCTGGTCGCCTGTAAAGCGCCGCCCCAACCCGGCTCCATTCCCTACGACCTCGACCATCCCCGGGAAGTCCGCTCCCTGCCGAAAGCCCTGAAGGAGATCTCCGGCATCGTTTCGCTCGATCAACGCAGACTGCTCTGTGTCGAAGACGAGAACGGGGAGGTCTTTGTCCTGGGAAGAAAGAAGGACGACATCAAACACGCGGTCGGTTTTGGTAAGGACCACGACTACGAAGGCATCACCCTCGTAAACGACACGGTCTTCGTCCTCAAAAGCAACGGCACGCTCTTTCGCGTCACGGGCTGGACAACCGACACGCCGCAAACACAAGCGATCCATACGTTTCTCAAGAAGGAAAACAACACCGAAGGCGTTTGTTACGATGCCGCCAATCGTCGTCTGCTCATCGCCTGCAAAGGCGTCGCCGGTCACGGTCCGCTCGAGCGTTTGAAAGCAATCTATGCCTTCGATCTTGCTCAGCAACAGCTACTCGAAACACCGGTGTTACTGCTCGACCCGGATTCCGTCGCCGCCTACCTGAGTAAGTACCATGTCAAAGCCATGCATGCGGCGGTCGACGGCTCCACCATTCCCGGACTCGAACTGTTCGCCCCTTCCGATCTCGCCATCGATCCAGCCACCGGCAATCTCTACCTGCTGTGCTCCACCGGTAAGCTGCTGCTCGTTTTTGATCCGGCAGATCGGCTCATCTTCGCTTCGCCGCTTGATCCATCCATCTACCTGCAACCCGAAGGCATTACCTTTTCCCCCGATGGTGAATTGCTGATCTCCAACGAAGGCCGGGGCGGCAAAGCCAGCCTGGTCGTGATCCCCAGGACGAACTGA